DNA from Mesorhizobium loti R88b:
CGGCGACGGCATAGTCGATCTTGAGCGGCAGGCCGTTGGAGGCCATCACCGGATCGCCGTCGGCCGACACCGTGGTCCAGCCATAGAAATCGCGGCCGAGCAGGCGGTTGGCCGAGCGGAACGTGTCGATCGCCGCGGCCAGCGAGAACATGGAAAACTTGTCGACCAGCAGGAAGGCGAACTGCCGGCCGCCTTGAACGGGGTCACTCGTGACCGGCCGTTCCTGGGAAACAGAGGGGTTCGGCAAAGCTGGCGCTCTCAGAAGGAGGGCCGTTTCAATCCGGCCGCAAGGTAGGCGGAAGCTAACGTATTGGCCATCAGCATGGCAATGGTCATCGGGCCGACACCGCCTGGCACCGGCGTGATGGCCCCGGCGACCTTGGCCGCCTCGGCACAGGCGACATCGCCGACGAGGCGCGACTTGCCCTCACCCTTCTCAGGTGCGGGAATGCGGTTGATGCCGACATCGATGACGGTGGCGCCGGGCTTGACCCAATCCCCCCTGATCATTTCCGGCCGGCCGACGGCGGCGACAAGAATGTCGGCGGTGCGGGCAAGCGCCGGCAGATCCTTTGTGCGGCTGTGGGCGATGGTGACGGTGCAGTTGGCGGCAAGCAGCAGATTGGCTATCGGCTTGCCGACGATGTTGGAGCGGCCGACAACGACCACGGCGAGGCCGGACAGGTCCTTGCCGCGCACGCGCTCGATCAGAAGCATCGAGCCGGCGGGCGTGCAGGGAACGAAGGCGGTGTCGAGTTCGCCGGTGCCGAGCTTACCGACATTGATGAAATTGAAGCCGTCGACATCCTTCTCAGGCGCGATGGCCTGGATGATCTTGCCGGCGTCGATATGGGCAGGCAGCGGCAGCTGCACCAGTATGCCGTTGATGGCCGGATCGGCGTTGAGGTCGGCGATGATCTTGAGCAACGCTTCCTCAGAGGTTTCGGCCGGCAGCGTATGCTGGAGCGAGTGAAAGCCGCATTCCTTGGCGGTACGGGACTTGGAAGCAACATAGACCTGGCTTGCCGGATCCTCGCCGACAATGACGACAGCGAGGCCAGGCTGGGCCTTGCCCTTGGCGACCAGTTCGGCGGTCAGCGCCTTGACCGTCTGCACCACATCGGCGGCAACGCTTTTTCCGTCAATCACTTCGGCCATGAACCATCCTCAACACCGTTTCGCCAAAACGCCGCATCGCAGCGGCGTCGGCAACATGCAGCGCCGCATTGTCACGAAAATCCGACCACGCAATCCCGCCAAAACGCCGTCCGATGCCGTTTACGCGAAACCGGGTTGGTTTTGTTCGGCCTCCGCGAAGTATTCGGTGGCTCAGAAATAGCGGCGGCGGGCGCGGCTCTCGGTGAGTTCGCGGACCGCTTCGCGGAATTCGCGCAGGCTGGCGCGAATTTCCTCGATGGGCGCCTGTTCGGCGCTTTCCTGGACCTGGTGATCAGGTTCCGGCGATGGCGGGGCTGCATAGGCAGGTGGCTGCGGCGCAGCGGCCTGTGGCGGGTACGGCATATGCCCGGCATAGGGGGCCTGGGCATAGGGGCTGCCTGCCGGCGGCTGCGTCTGCCACGGCTGGGGATGGCCTGCCTGCTGTGCATGGGGATAGGGCGGCGGCGCCGGATAGACCGGCAGCGGCGGCATCAGGGGCGACCGCGAGGGCGGACCCATCGGCTGGGAATAGGTGGCATCGAAGCCCGGCTGGAAAGGCGGCCGCGAATAGTCCGACGGCCGGGGCATGAAGACGGACTCCGAGTTCGGGAAGCCGGAGGGCATGGCAGCATCCGCCGGCCGCACGTTTTCACCAAAGGCGGCGAACTCGCTGGCGTCATCCGCTTCGGCGGATGGCTTGCGGGACACGGCGTTGCGCAGCTTCGCCATGAGGGCGCTGATCCGCCCCGGCCGTTCGACAGGCGCGGCTTCGGCCTGGGCAGCGGGCGGTGGTGGTGCAGGCGGTGGGGGTGGCGCCGGGGGCACTGGCGCTGCCGGCATAGGCGGCGCCGGTGGTGGCGCAGCCCGGTACGCCTGCTCCTCGAGAGGCGCCTCGCGGTCGCGGCGCGAACGCGATGTCGCGGTCTCGCGCAAGCTTTCATAGGCGCCACGCATGGCGCCAAGGCCAACGCCAGAGGCAAAGCCAAGCAGCAGGCCGGCAAGGGCCATCAAGGCGCGAGACGGGCCTTTCGCTTCGAGCGGCGCAAAAGCCTTGGAGATCACATTCATGTTGGCGGTGTTGATGTCCTTTTGCTCGCCGGTCTCCTTGGCGCGCAGCAGATATTGTTCGTAGACGGAGCGCTTGGCAGAGGCCTCACGCTCCAGTTCGCGCATCGACACCAAATCATTGTTGACGTCGCCGCTGCGCACCTTGAGCTGGGCAAGGCGGGAGGAAAGATCCTGTTCGAGCTGGACGGCGCGTTTCAGATCGACCTGCAGCGAGGACGCGATGCGACGCAACTCACCGGCGATACGGTCGCGCGCGCCGGCGATCTGTGCATTGATCGCCTGCAGTTCAGGATGGCGCGGGCCGAGCCGGATGGCGGCACGGTCGGCCTCCTGCTTGAGCGTCGCGTATTGCGAGCGCAGATCGCTCATCGTGTTGGAGTTGATCTCTTCCGGCAAGGTGCCGGAGAGAACCGAATTGACGTCAATCGAACGCGCCGAGGCCGCCCTCGCATTCAATTCCAGTGTCCGGGCGCGAGCGACCGAGAGCTGCTCGTTGAGCTTCAGCATCTCGTCGTCGCTGATCAGATGGCCTTGGGCATCGACAAGATCATGCGAGGCCCTGAAATCCTCGACCTTGCGCTCGGCCGCTTCGACGCCCTTGCGCAGGTCCTCGAGCCTTGCCGTCAGTTCGTCGGTCGCGCGGCCGGCCGTATCCGACTGAATCTGACCGAAGGTCTGCAGAAACACATCCGTCATCGTGTTGGCGATGAGGGCCGATTTCTCGCCATTCTGCGTGATTGCGCTGACGGTGATGACGAAGGTCTTACCGCCGCGCTCGACCGAGAGGCTTTCGGCCAGATTGCCGACCGCGAGCGCACGCCGGCGGACTTGATCGACACCGTCCGGCCCATCCTGGCGTGACAGGATCGAATGGATCAGCGACCTGATGCCGAGGCCGCCGGAGCCTTGACCGTTGAACTCCGGATCGTTGACGAGATTGAGCTTGTCGACGACCTTGTTCAGAACCGTGCCCGAGGTCAGCACCCGGACCTGGTTTTCAACGATGGCGAGCGTGGCGTCGGAAGCGACGACATTCTGGGTAAGGTCACGGTCGGTGAGCTTGAGGTCGCGCGGATCGACGATCAGTTCAGCGGTGGCTTCATATTTCTTCGGCGTCGACAGCGCGATCGCTATGCCGAGCCCGGCACCGATCAGGGTGGTCGTGATGATCAGCAGCTTCGACCTGGCAATGCCGCGCACCACCTGCATCGGATCGATCAACGGCTTCCATTGCTGGTCGTCACCACGACCGCCAAAGGAGGGATTGGCCTCACCCTCATGGCCGGATCCGGATGTCTCATGAGAGCGAACGCCGGCGGAAGGCTCTTCAGGGACCGTGCTTGCGCGCGGTATCGCCGGCGGCAAATCGCCGGTGCCGGCGCCCTCCTGCGAGCGCCAGACGTCCTCCTGTGCGGCCGCTTCGGGCTGCTCGTCCGCCCGGAAGCGCTCTGTTTCGACGGCGGCGGACGGCGTCGGGTTCGCCCGCGCCTCACGCCGCGAACGGGCCAGGCGATGGCGCGTGGCGGCATCCTCGCGCCATGACGGATCTGCCCGATCGCCTATAGAGACCAATGACGGGTCCGTGTCATCCTCACCGCGCATGGCCTGGCCGAGCGCCAGCAAGGAACGCTCGCGCCTCCAGTCTTCACGGTTTTCCCTGTCGACCATTGTCTTGGAGCTTTACTCGTTGGCCGCTTGGCAGCGGCGGTCGGCCATTCGTTAAGCCACGCTAAACAAGCATAGGAAACAAAAGGTTAATTTTGGCAGGCCGGCGGGTAAGGTTTTCATAACCTCAAGCGCGGGAATTTCAACGCGTCCGGACCTCAAAACGGCGCGTTAAGCTTTCCCGCCTATGGCTTCCCCAGACATGACCGAAGCTCGCGGCATACCGCAAAGGCGGACTTTCGCCCGGATCGGCACTTTCGTGGCCGAGCGACGGGGGCTGGTTCGCGACTATTTTTCGGCGATCAGCGGCGCCGGCGGGCGACTGGTGTTTTCGCTGGCCTATTTCATCGCGCTCGCCAACACGCTGTCCATCTCGGAGTTCGGTATGTTCGCCACCGCTTCGGCGGCCGGCGTGATGCTGTCGCGGATCCTGGCTTTTGGTTTCATCTCGGCGCTCTATCGCACCGCCACCATTCGCCCCAATCTGATCGGCACCTTCACCGCCGGCTTCCTGCTGCTCGGCATCATTTCCCTGCCGTTGCTGGCCGCGGCCTCGTTCGGCGTCTACCTGATCTTCTTTGCCGGCACCGTACCGCTGTCGGTATTTTCGGCAATCGTCTTCGCCGAGGCGCTGTTGTGGCGGCCGGTTGAGGTCGCCCTGATCGTCAACAACGGGCTGGGCAAGTTCGGCCGTGCCGCCGTGCTGGCGATCCTGGCGACAGCGCTGCGCGCGCTTGGTGCTGTGCTGTTCATGCTCTGGGCACAGCACAGCATCTGGGTGTGGTCGTGGTTCTATATCGGCGCCAACGCAGCCTCGCTGCTTTTGGCTTTCGGCTGGTTCTATCCCCGCCAAAGACTACGGCTGCGTATCGAGCTCTATCTCAGGCGGCTTCTCGATTCGATCTATGTCGCCGGTGCCGAGGTGTTGTTCTATCTGCAATCGGAGTTCGACAAGCTGCTGGTGCTGGCGATCGGCGGCCCGCATTTGGCTGGCATCTATGCCATCATCATGCGGCTGGTTGACCTCACCGCAATCCCCATCCGCACCTTCTCCATGATGCTGGTGCAACGCATGATGCGCGCGCCGGACCTGTTGTCGCGCTTGACGGTAAAAAGCGGCATTGAGGGCGGCGTGTTTGCTGTCTCGACGGCGGCGCTGCTGGCGCTTGGCATCGTGCTGCATTTCTTCCCCAACGCGCTCGGCAAGAATGTCTCCGAGGCAGCTCCTCTGGTGGCGCTGGCGATCTGCGTTCCAGGTTTGCGCAACCTGGTCGAATACCAGGCCGAGCTGCTGTTCGCGCGCGGGCAGACGTTGGTACGCGCCATCAATCTCGGCTTGCTTGCCGGACTGAAAGGGCTGCTGCTGACCTATGTGCTGACGTCCATCACGGACACGTCAACATTGGTTCTGTCGCTCAACGTCGTCTTCCTGCTGCTCTATCTCGCCTCGATGCTGCTGACCTATTCGGCGATGCGCAAGCCGGCCAAGCCCATCTAAGACTACGAGGATTGAAGCCCGATCAGGCGGCGGATACGGCCGATATCGGTGCCTATGAAGGATTGCATGCCGATCGCCACCTGCTCCGGCGCCATACCAGCAACGAAGTGGCGGAACTCGTCGTCCGATAGCGCCTCACCCGTCCAGTGGACGCGGCAGAATTCCTCCGAACCATGGAAGTGACCGGCTCCATCGAGCAGATCGTCGACATAGCGGCCATAGATCATACATTCGGAGAATCGGCGCGCCTGACCGATCGCCTCGACCCAGTCGCGGCCATGGACCTTCTCGATCTGTCCGCACATGGCAAGCACGGTGTCGCGGCGCCAGGCGATCAGCGTCGAGATGTAATCGTGGACCGACGTCCGGGACGGGTCGATGCCAAGCGCCGAGCCGGCATTGCTCGACCAGATGCGGTGCTCGTCATGCCCCTCCTGCGCAAGCACGCCGTCGCGGCGGAACAGACGTGCCTCGCCGTCGCGCCAGAAGGCGGCGCAGTCGAACGCCTTCACGAAAGCAACGTCGGAATCGCAAAAGACCAGAACGTCTTCCCGGGCGTGCGCTGCGATGGCGATACGGCGCAGCTGCTGCACGTGCCAGCCGCGCAGCGGCTGTGTCTTCAGGCTGAGCCAGACACGCCGGCGAAACAGGCTGAGCGGATCGTCGAATGCGTGCAGCCAGCGCGGCAGCAGGTCGCGCTCGTCGACGATCGTGCGCCGGTCTGTCTCCAGCTGACGGAAAAGTGCCACGTCGCGATGTTCGACCAGGATGTAATGGTGTGCGGCACCCGAGACATGCCGGTCAAGGGTCTCGCACAACAGCCGGCAACGCTCGAAATCCGGTGCATAGCTTGCCGTCACCACTGCCGCCGTCGGTACCTTCGGCAACAGGCCCGGTTCGATATGGGCGTCAGGAACGAACCGCTTGTTCAACGGAGATCTCCGCCCGCTTCGGAGCCACGCGACAATCTCTGCTTGACGGCCCGCCACAGGAACACAGGATTGCCAACCACGTAGCGGCGCCAGAGCCGGCCCGGCTCGACCGCCAGCCGGAACAGCCATTCCAGCCGCAGGCGCCGCATCCACAATGGCGCGCGCGGCACCGAGCCGCTCAGGAAATCGAGCAGCGCGCCGACAGCCACCGGCAAGGTGCAGTGGCGCTCGTCGATGTGGCGTGCGATCCACAGTTCCTGGCGCGGCACGCCCATGGCGACCAGCAGCATATCGGGCCGCAACGCTGCGATCCGGCCGATGATCTCCTGTTCCTGCGCGGCTGAGAAATAGCCATCATGAATGACGACGAAATTGTGCTGCACGGCAAGTGCCGCCAGCTTGACCGACGCCGCCTCGGCGTTGACACGCGTTGCGCCGAGCAGCCCGACTGTCAACGGCCTCGTCGAGGCCTGCAGGAAGGCCGGCACGAAATCGGTGCCGTTGAGATTGTCGGGAAATGGCGCGCCATACAGAAGTTTCGCCGCGAGATCGACGCCGATACCGTCCGGCAGGATGAGGAAATCGTCGAGCGCCTCGGCGAAGACCGGGTCTGAATATGCGATGTTGGCATTGTGCGCGTTGAGGAAACTGACCTTGGTGAAGCGCCGCTCGGCGATGAGCCGGTTCAGCAGCGCGATCGCATCGTCCCAGCGGATGGCGAGCACCGAGATGCCGAGGATCGTCTTCAGGCTGTCGAGCCCGAACGCGGCGCGGGCGGTGTGCATGTTCATGCAAACACCTCGTGCCTGACTGCGCCGAGTTTTTCGAGGCCGAGCCGGATGGCGACGTCGAGCGCCTTGACCTGCTGGCGATGGAACGCGCCGCCATCGACGTCCCGGATATTGGCCGCCGCTGTCTCCAGCGCCCTGGCGAAGCCGGCCGGATCGTCGGTTACGACGCAATTGTCGGGGCGGTGGCCGATGCCGCGCAGCGAGCGGCTGGTGGCGACCGAAGGCAGGCCGAGTTCAAAGGTCTCGATGGTCTTCAGTTGCACGCCGCTGCCGGCGGTGCTGATCAGCGGGATGACGGCAGCACCCGACACGAACGCCCTGGCATCCGGGACACGGCCGACAAATTCGACACCCGGATGCGTCGAGGCGACGCCGGAAGGCACGTGGCCTGCAATGCGGATGCGGAAATCCGGCCGCAGATGCGGCACCACTTTACCCAGGAACCAGTCGAGGCCGATGCGGTTCGGCTGCCAGGTCCAGGTGCCGATCAAGGCGGCGTCGCAATCGATCTTGCGTGGACTTTTGCGGTCTGGCGCCCTGGCACCGGTCACCAGCGGCAGCACCGCTGAACGGTCGGCGGCGACGCCGAGCGCAGCGCGATCCTCCTCGGCCAGCGTGAAGACGAAGCTTGCGCGGCGGCAGAGGCGCTCTTCCACGATTTTGAGCAATCTTGCCTCGCGGCGGAACAACAGGCGCTGGAAGAGGCTACCGGCGGCAGCGGCATTCTCGCGCGCCGAAAGGTGCTCGACATTATGGGCGACGAAGATCGAAGGCCGGTCTTCGAAGAGCTTTTCGAAGGCGCCGGCAAACTGCACGGAATTCAGCACATAGCCATCGAACGGACCGGCCTGTTCGAGCGCGGCCAGAACAGCTTGGTCGGACACCGCACGCAGCTTGACCGACGCGAAGGTGAGGCCCGACAGCATCGCATTGCCGACCCAGGCGAGCTTTTGCAGGGGCGACGCACTTTCGGTGCGCACGTCGATGGCACCCAGCACCACCGTGTTTTCCGGATCGGCCGCGGCTTTCCCCGGCCAGGTAAAGCCAATGACCGTGACGCGCGCGCCGGCGCGCCGCAAAGCGGCGATGATTGCAGCGTTGGCGATCTCATAGCCCGAGGCGAGAGCGCCGTCGGGCACGATCGATGTGGCGAACAGCAGATGCATCTCACCTATCCAGTGGTGTAGCCGGTAGCAAAGCGCGGTGAACCCTTGATTAAGCGAGCACAATCCGCGGCCGAAAGCCCGAACCTGGCGGGCTTCTCCGTGCAAGGTGATTAACGAAACCTTATCACCGTGGTGCTACCAGAGCCCAACTCACGACGCGGCTGGAGACGGATGATCCTTTTGCCATCGGATGGTTCGGTATCGATCGCTGGACGGTCTCCCCGGCTTGACGTGGAGGCTGTCGAAGCGGTCGTCACCTTGCCGACGTTCAAGCGACCCGAACAAGTTCTGGAAACACTGGCATCGCTCAGCGCGCAGCGGACCGGCCGGCGCTTTGCCGTCATCGTCATGGAAAACGAAGCCGAGGCGCGTGAAGGCGCCAGGGCGGTGTTGCCGCTGTTCGAGCGCGACGAGATACCGGGTATGGTCATCATCGCCCATCAGCGTGGCAATTGCAGCGCCTACAATGCCGGCTGGCAGACAGCACTCCTGCACTTCCCGAACTTCAGGCATCTGCTGGTCATCGACGACGACGAGATCGCCGACCCGCAATGGCTGGAGCGGATGTGCTCGGCTGCCGAAACACTCGGCGCCGATCTCGTCGGAGGCCCGCAGGTGCCGGTCTTTGCCGATCCCGCCCATGCGCAATGGGCAGGACATCCCGTCTTTGCGCCGCCCTACCGGGAGACGGGACGCGTGCCCGCGCTCTATTCGTCCGGCAATCTTCTGGTTGGACGCAATGTGCTGATCGCCATGGGGCCACCTTTCCTCGATCTCAAATTCAATTTCATGGGCGGCGGCGATTCCGACTTTCTCAGCCGCTCGGCGCAGAAGGGCTTTGTGCTCGGCTGGTGTGCCGAGGCCACGGTGCAAGAGACCGTTCCGGCCCGGCGTGTCGAAGCCGACTGGATCCGGGCTCGCAGCCTGCGCAACGGCGTGATCTCGACACTGGTCGAGAAGAAGAAGCGTGCTGGCACGCCATTCGCCGGTGCCAAGGTGTTCGCAAAGAGCCTGGCTCTGCTTGCCGCCTCGCCGTTTCGCGGCCTGATCCGGCTCGTGCGGACCGGATCGCCGGCGATCGCCATCTATCCCGTCCATGTGGCGCTGGGCCGCGTGATGGCCGAATTCGGATATACCAATGAGCAGTATCGTCAGCCCGAGAAAAACTGAGCGCGCCCCGCTCAGCGACGCATTCACGCGCGACGGCGTGGCGACCGCCATTGCCGCACTTCTGTTCACCATCATCATGGTGTCCTTCCGGCCGTTCCAGCCAGGCGGCGCCGAACTCACGGGCGACGGCGGCGACATCGTCAACCAGCTCGGCTTCGGCGCGCTCGGCGGCATTTCGATCTTCTCGCTGATGGCCTTTGCCGATCCGCGCGTCGTGCGCTCGCTGCTCAGCCCGTCCTGGGTGCTGATGCTGGGTTTCTTTTTCCTGTCGGTGGTGCTGGCGACCGATCCGCCCTCGGCCATGCGCGCCGCCTCCTTCACCATGATCGGCATCCTGACCATGGCAACGATCCTGGTGCTGCCGCGCGATGCCGAAGCCATCTCCAAGGTCATCATCTTCACCGCCGTCGTGGTCATGGGCCTTTCCTACCTCGGCCTCATCGTGTTTCCACATGAGGCGCTGCACACGGCCGATTCCCAAGAGCCCGAACATGCGGGCCTGTGGCGCGGCGTTTTCACCCACAAGAACATCGCCGGCCCGATCATGGCCTGCTTCAGCTTCGCCGGTCTTTATCTCTACCGGCGTGGGCAACACTGGTGGGGCGCGGGAATCTTCTGCGCGGCGATGATCTTCATGCTGCACACAGGCTCCAAGACGACCGCCGGCCTGGTGCCGTTCTCGATCCTGATCGTGGTGCTGCCGAGCCTCATGGGCATGCGGCTCGGCACGCCGATCCTGTTTGCTCTGGCAATCATCGCCACGGCGGTCGGCACGCTGGGCATCGTCTTCCTGCCGCCGGTGAAGCATCTGGCGGCGATCTATTTCCCCGACATGACCTATACCGGCCGCACGACGCTGTGGGAGTTCGCTGGCTCGATGCTGGCAAAGAAACCGTGGACCGGCTACGGTTATGAAAGCTTCTGGGGCACGCCGCTGCTGCTCAACCAGGACCAGCCCTTCGACCGGCCCTGGGACATCCGGACCATCGTGCACGGCCATGACGGGTATCTCGACATAGCCGTGCTGATGGGCATTCCGGCCCTTTGCGTGGCGGTCTACACCTTCCTCATCGCGCCGCTGCGCGACTACATGCGTATCCCGCTGCGCCGAGAAAATATCTTTCTCGGCGACTTCTTCATGATGGTGGTGCTGTTCACCGCACTCAACGCTTTCCTCGAAAGCTTCTTCTTCCATCGCGGCGATCCGGTCTGGCTGTTCTTCGTGCTCGGCGTGCTTGGCCTGAGACAAGTGTCGCTGCGGCCGATCGCGGTGCGTGGCTCCGATCGCGATTCGCGATCTTCCCGCTCGGCCTGACAGGGCTTCCCCACCGCAGCGCGAGCGTCTATGTCAGGGCCTTCCTTCGGAGGGTTTCTCAATGACGATCAGGCTTGTTCTCGCCGGCTGCGGCAATATGGGTTACGCCATGCTCGCGGGCTGGCTGAAGTCCGGCAAGCTTGCACCCTCGACGGTTTTCGTGGTCGAGCCCAATGCCGATCTGCGCCAGCGGGCCGCCGCACTCGGCTGTGCCATAGCTGCTGATGCCGGCGATATTCCAGGTGACGCCGTGCCTGATCTCGTCGTCATCGCGGTGAAGCCGCAGGTGATCCGCGAGGTGACCGCCGCCTACAAGCGCTTCGGCGACGGGCGCACTACCTTCGTCAGCATCGCCGCCG
Protein-coding regions in this window:
- a CDS encoding lipopolysaccharide biosynthesis protein gives rise to the protein MTEARGIPQRRTFARIGTFVAERRGLVRDYFSAISGAGGRLVFSLAYFIALANTLSISEFGMFATASAAGVMLSRILAFGFISALYRTATIRPNLIGTFTAGFLLLGIISLPLLAAASFGVYLIFFAGTVPLSVFSAIVFAEALLWRPVEVALIVNNGLGKFGRAAVLAILATALRALGAVLFMLWAQHSIWVWSWFYIGANAASLLLAFGWFYPRQRLRLRIELYLRRLLDSIYVAGAEVLFYLQSEFDKLLVLAIGGPHLAGIYAIIMRLVDLTAIPIRTFSMMLVQRMMRAPDLLSRLTVKSGIEGGVFAVSTAALLALGIVLHFFPNALGKNVSEAAPLVALAICVPGLRNLVEYQAELLFARGQTLVRAINLGLLAGLKGLLLTYVLTSITDTSTLVLSLNVVFLLLYLASMLLTYSAMRKPAKPI
- a CDS encoding WecB/TagA/CpsF family glycosyltransferase; translation: MNMHTARAAFGLDSLKTILGISVLAIRWDDAIALLNRLIAERRFTKVSFLNAHNANIAYSDPVFAEALDDFLILPDGIGVDLAAKLLYGAPFPDNLNGTDFVPAFLQASTRPLTVGLLGATRVNAEAASVKLAALAVQHNFVVIHDGYFSAAQEQEIIGRIAALRPDMLLVAMGVPRQELWIARHIDERHCTLPVAVGALLDFLSGSVPRAPLWMRRLRLEWLFRLAVEPGRLWRRYVVGNPVFLWRAVKQRLSRGSEAGGDLR
- a CDS encoding glycosyltransferase — its product is MHLLFATSIVPDGALASGYEIANAAIIAALRRAGARVTVIGFTWPGKAAADPENTVVLGAIDVRTESASPLQKLAWVGNAMLSGLTFASVKLRAVSDQAVLAALEQAGPFDGYVLNSVQFAGAFEKLFEDRPSIFVAHNVEHLSARENAAAAGSLFQRLLFRREARLLKIVEERLCRRASFVFTLAEEDRAALGVAADRSAVLPLVTGARAPDRKSPRKIDCDAALIGTWTWQPNRIGLDWFLGKVVPHLRPDFRIRIAGHVPSGVASTHPGVEFVGRVPDARAFVSGAAVIPLISTAGSGVQLKTIETFELGLPSVATSRSLRGIGHRPDNCVVTDDPAGFARALETAAANIRDVDGGAFHRQQVKALDVAIRLGLEKLGAVRHEVFA
- a CDS encoding GumC family protein; its protein translation is MVDRENREDWRRERSLLALGQAMRGEDDTDPSLVSIGDRADPSWREDAATRHRLARSRREARANPTPSAAVETERFRADEQPEAAAQEDVWRSQEGAGTGDLPPAIPRASTVPEEPSAGVRSHETSGSGHEGEANPSFGGRGDDQQWKPLIDPMQVVRGIARSKLLIITTTLIGAGLGIAIALSTPKKYEATAELIVDPRDLKLTDRDLTQNVVASDATLAIVENQVRVLTSGTVLNKVVDKLNLVNDPEFNGQGSGGLGIRSLIHSILSRQDGPDGVDQVRRRALAVGNLAESLSVERGGKTFVITVSAITQNGEKSALIANTMTDVFLQTFGQIQSDTAGRATDELTARLEDLRKGVEAAERKVEDFRASHDLVDAQGHLISDDEMLKLNEQLSVARARTLELNARAASARSIDVNSVLSGTLPEEINSNTMSDLRSQYATLKQEADRAAIRLGPRHPELQAINAQIAGARDRIAGELRRIASSLQVDLKRAVQLEQDLSSRLAQLKVRSGDVNNDLVSMRELEREASAKRSVYEQYLLRAKETGEQKDINTANMNVISKAFAPLEAKGPSRALMALAGLLLGFASGVGLGAMRGAYESLRETATSRSRRDREAPLEEQAYRAAPPPAPPMPAAPVPPAPPPPPAPPPPAAQAEAAPVERPGRISALMAKLRNAVSRKPSAEADDASEFAAFGENVRPADAAMPSGFPNSESVFMPRPSDYSRPPFQPGFDATYSQPMGPPSRSPLMPPLPVYPAPPPYPHAQQAGHPQPWQTQPPAGSPYAQAPYAGHMPYPPQAAAPQPPAYAAPPSPEPDHQVQESAEQAPIEEIRASLREFREAVRELTESRARRRYF
- a CDS encoding DUF6492 family protein, producing the protein MNKRFVPDAHIEPGLLPKVPTAAVVTASYAPDFERCRLLCETLDRHVSGAAHHYILVEHRDVALFRQLETDRRTIVDERDLLPRWLHAFDDPLSLFRRRVWLSLKTQPLRGWHVQQLRRIAIAAHAREDVLVFCDSDVAFVKAFDCAAFWRDGEARLFRRDGVLAQEGHDEHRIWSSNAGSALGIDPSRTSVHDYISTLIAWRRDTVLAMCGQIEKVHGRDWVEAIGQARRFSECMIYGRYVDDLLDGAGHFHGSEEFCRVHWTGEALSDDEFRHFVAGMAPEQVAIGMQSFIGTDIGRIRRLIGLQSS
- a CDS encoding glycosyltransferase family 2 protein, producing MILLPSDGSVSIAGRSPRLDVEAVEAVVTLPTFKRPEQVLETLASLSAQRTGRRFAVIVMENEAEAREGARAVLPLFERDEIPGMVIIAHQRGNCSAYNAGWQTALLHFPNFRHLLVIDDDEIADPQWLERMCSAAETLGADLVGGPQVPVFADPAHAQWAGHPVFAPPYRETGRVPALYSSGNLLVGRNVLIAMGPPFLDLKFNFMGGGDSDFLSRSAQKGFVLGWCAEATVQETVPARRVEADWIRARSLRNGVISTLVEKKKRAGTPFAGAKVFAKSLALLAASPFRGLIRLVRTGSPAIAIYPVHVALGRVMAEFGYTNEQYRQPEKN
- a CDS encoding O-antigen ligase family protein codes for the protein MSSIVSPRKTERAPLSDAFTRDGVATAIAALLFTIIMVSFRPFQPGGAELTGDGGDIVNQLGFGALGGISIFSLMAFADPRVVRSLLSPSWVLMLGFFFLSVVLATDPPSAMRAASFTMIGILTMATILVLPRDAEAISKVIIFTAVVVMGLSYLGLIVFPHEALHTADSQEPEHAGLWRGVFTHKNIAGPIMACFSFAGLYLYRRGQHWWGAGIFCAAMIFMLHTGSKTTAGLVPFSILIVVLPSLMGMRLGTPILFALAIIATAVGTLGIVFLPPVKHLAAIYFPDMTYTGRTTLWEFAGSMLAKKPWTGYGYESFWGTPLLLNQDQPFDRPWDIRTIVHGHDGYLDIAVLMGIPALCVAVYTFLIAPLRDYMRIPLRRENIFLGDFFMMVVLFTALNAFLESFFFHRGDPVWLFFVLGVLGLRQVSLRPIAVRGSDRDSRSSRSA
- the folD gene encoding bifunctional methylenetetrahydrofolate dehydrogenase/methenyltetrahydrofolate cyclohydrolase FolD; translated protein: MAEVIDGKSVAADVVQTVKALTAELVAKGKAQPGLAVVIVGEDPASQVYVASKSRTAKECGFHSLQHTLPAETSEEALLKIIADLNADPAINGILVQLPLPAHIDAGKIIQAIAPEKDVDGFNFINVGKLGTGELDTAFVPCTPAGSMLLIERVRGKDLSGLAVVVVGRSNIVGKPIANLLLAANCTVTIAHSRTKDLPALARTADILVAAVGRPEMIRGDWVKPGATVIDVGINRIPAPEKGEGKSRLVGDVACAEAAKVAGAITPVPGGVGPMTIAMLMANTLASAYLAAGLKRPSF